In a genomic window of Magnolia sinica isolate HGM2019 chromosome 16, MsV1, whole genome shotgun sequence:
- the LOC131228826 gene encoding uncharacterized protein LOC131228826: protein MTEGIESALMALQGLHYNVTGCIFFLQTEIVLILKPTIEELETEAVCLIRDRFDGEGEEGGQEESGDEGEEESGDEGEGTRLQLTGGSREDREELEAEKIQLERDREELKQEREVVSKEVELVLKVRKALRSEKEELNERTVLKMEREMLKREKEELRLEKEELEEGKIELKKQMEAFLLEKMQF, encoded by the exons ATGACGGAAGGGATTGAGAGTGCCTTGATGGCATTGCAAGGGCTTCATTACAATGTCACCGGTTGCATATTTTTCCTACAA ACCGAGATAGTTCTTATATTAAAGCCTACCATTGAGGAGCTGGAGACGGAGGCCGTTTGTTTGATCCGTGATAGATTTGAC ggagagggagaagaagggggACAGGAAGAAAGTGGTGatgagggagaggaagagagtggtgATGAGGGAGAAGGAACAAGATTGCAATTGACAGGGGGGTCGAGGGAGGATAGGGAGGAGCTGGAGGCGGAGAAGATTCAGTTGGAGAGAGATAGGGAAGAGTTAAAGCAGGAGAGAGAAGTAGTAAGCAAGGAGGTGGAACTAGTGCTAAAAGTGAGAAAAGCCCTGAGGTcagagaaggaagagttgaatGAGAGGACAGTTTTAAAGATGGAGAGGGAAATGCTaaagagggagaaggaagaactgAGGTTAGAGAAGGAAGAGTTAGAGGAGGGTAAGatagagttgaagaagcagatggaGGCATTTCTTTTAGAGAAGATGCAGTTTTGA
- the LOC131228827 gene encoding uncharacterized protein LOC131228827 has product MRGHSPHHRFKGTFVRLPSPSIPRRIPSALRTSSKRRDQSPKTQPPITAKSDFGLFVWNILFDTTSKDLWGIFNRYGRLLDVYIPTRPGIMKPWGYGFVRFAYEQDAINVIAILNDRWVDGRIINVSWVKHKNKEVGYANLSPNPAGVQLARESSHFVLASKRGNLLYLAAAASDRSRKVHRVISPNLHSSVVDPRAVKHKL; this is encoded by the coding sequence ATGAGGGGTCACTCCCCTCATCACAGATTCAAGGGGACTTTTGTCCGTCTTCCCTCCCCTTCCATCCCTCGGAGGATCCCCTCTGCTCTAAGGACTAGCTCGAAGAGACGGGACCAATCCCCTAAAACCCAGCCTCCCATCACCGCCAAATCGGATTTCGGTCTGTTTGTTTGGAACATCTTGTTTGACACCACCAGCAAAGATCTATGGGGTATTTTCAACAGGTATGGCCGTCTCCTAGATGTGTACATTCCAACAAGGCCTGGCATTATGAAACCTTGGGGATATGGTTTTGTGAGATTTGCTTATGAGCAAGACGCCATAAATGTGATTGCCATCCTTAATGATAGATGGGTAGATGGCAGAATCATTAATGTGAGCTGGGTGAAACACAAAAACAAGGAGGTAGGCTATGCTAATCTGAGTCCCAATCCAGCTGGGGTTCAGCTGGCTCGAGAGTCCTCTCATTTTGTCCTCGCCTCTAAGAGGGGAAACCTCTTGTATTTGGCAGCAGCAGCCTCGGACCGGAGCAGGAAGGTTCACAGAGTCATCAGTCCTAATCTCCATTCGTCAGTGGTGGATCCTAGGGCGGTGAAGCATAAACTCTAG